The genomic DNA CGGCGATCCGGCCGAAATCGACGGGGTCGTCCACCATCGGGGTGAAGAAGTCCGTGGTGGCGATGAGGCAGGTGCCGTCCTCCAGCTCCCACACCGCCGCGTCGTCCGCGGTCTCGTTGCCGACGAGGAGCCGCTCGAACGGGCCCGCCGCCGGCTGCTGGGCGAGGAGCTGGCGCAGGGTGGCCGGGTCGAGCTTGCAGCCGCATCCGCCTCCGTGGGCGAGACTGGTCAGGCGGGGGGCATCGCTCATGGCTGAACTCCGTTCCGGATAAACCCGGGGGCCTCGCCGGGTCAGTAGCGCGTTGTCAGCGCGTTGAGCCAGTCCGGCGAGGCCGCGACGGCCGCGGCCTCGACCCGCTTGTCGAGGCCCGTCAGCACCAGCAGGCCGAGCACGACCATCACGGCGCCGAGCGCGGCCTTCGCGGCCCGGCCGGCCGCGGCGAGGCCGCCGCGCCAGCGCAGCAGCGCCTCGCGGGAGACGAAGCCGAGGAGCATCAGCGGGGCCGCGGCGCCGATCCCGAAGGCCAGCATGGTCAGGGCGACACCCCCGAGATGCTCGCCCCGCGCCGCCATCAGCGAGGCCGCGCCCAGGGTCGGGCCCACGCAGGGACTCCAGGCCGCGCCGAGCAGCAGCCCCACGGCGAACTGGCCGGACACACCCCCGGAGCCGGCGCCGCCGAA from Methylobacterium radiotolerans JCM 2831 includes the following:
- a CDS encoding cytochrome c biogenesis CcdA family protein, whose amino-acid sequence is MLGTVGFAFLAGLLSVLSPCVLPLIPIVLGTAAAEHRLGPVALAAGLAVAFTAIGLFVATIGFTVGLDGDVFRRAGAVLLVLLGAVLMLPRLQARVATAASPIGAWAEDRFGGAGSGGVSGQFAVGLLLGAAWSPCVGPTLGAASLMAARGEHLGGVALTMLAFGIGAAAPLMLLGFVSREALLRWRGGLAAAGRAAKAALGAVMVVLGLLVLTGLDKRVEAAAVAASPDWLNALTTRY